A region of the Jatrophihabitans sp. genome:
CGGCGGGCCGATCGAGGCCTTCGTCCCGGTGATGTTCTTCGCGATCCTGTTCGGGCTGTCGATGGACTACCAGGTGTTCCTGGTCAGCCGGATGCACGAGGAGTGGCTGCACACCCGCGACAACCGGCGCTCGATCACGGTCGGGCAGGGCGAGACCGGCGGCATCATCACCGCGGCGGCCATCATCATGATCGCCGTGTTCGGCGGGTTCGTCCTCGGCGACGCCCGGGTGATCAAGCTGTTCGGCATCGGCCTGGCCTCGGCGGTGTTCCTGGACGCCTTCGTGGTCCGGACCGTCCTGGTGCCCTCGCTGATGCACCTGCTCGGCGACTCCAACTGGCATTACCCGAAGTGGCTGGACCGGATCACGCCGCAGGTCTCGATCGAGGCCGCCGACGTCGCTGAGCAGAACCCGGCCGACCCGGACGGCAACCGGGAGTTGGCCGGCGTCTAGAGCCGGGCTGCCCGCCCGGCCGCGGCAAGCCCGAGACCCAGCCCGATCAGAGACCCAGCCCGATCAGGCTGGTCGGCTACCGCGAGCCGTTCCTAGCCCACCGCCGCCAGCACGTCGTCGGAGACGTCGAAATTGGCGTAGACGTTCTGCACGTCGTCGGAGTCCTCAAGAGCGTCGATCAGCTTGAACACCTTGCGGGCGCCGTCCTCGTCCAGCGGCACCTGGACGCTGGGCAGGAAGGAGGAGTCGGCCGAGTCGTAGTCGATGCCGGCGTCCTGCAGCGCGGTCCGCACCGCCACCAGGTCCGTCGCCTCGCTGATCACCTCGAACTCGTCGCCGAGGTCGTTGACCTCTTCGGCGCCGGCTTCGAGCACGGCGGCGAGCACGTCGTCCTCGGTGACGCCCTTCTTCGGCACGATCACCACGCCCTTGCGGCTGAACAGGTAGGCCACCGAGCCGGGGTCGGCCATGTTGCCGCCGTTGCGGGTCATCGCGATCCGCACCTCGCCGGCGGCGCGGTTGCGGTTGTCGGTCAGGCACTCGATGAGCACCGCCACGCCGGAGGGCCCGTACCCCTCGTACATGATGGTCTGCCAATCGGCGCCGCCGGCTTCTGCGCCGGAGCCACGCTTGACCGCCCGCTCGATGTTGTCCAGGGGCACCGAGGTCTTGCGCGCCTTCTGGATGGCGTCGTAGAGCGTGGGGTTGCCGTTCGGGTCACCGCCGCCGGTTCTGGCGGCGACCTCGATGTTCTTGATCAGCTTGGCGAACATCTTGCCGCGGCGGGCGTCGACGACGGCCTTCTTGTGCTTCGTGGTCGCCCACTTGGAGTGGCCCGACATGGCGCTCCTCTTCAGGTCCTAAACGTGTGAGTGCTGGGCGACCAGGTCGACGAACAACCGGTGGATCCGGGAGCCGCCGCCCATCTCGGGGTGGAACGACGTCG
Encoded here:
- a CDS encoding YebC/PmpR family DNA-binding transcriptional regulator, which gives rise to MSGHSKWATTKHKKAVVDARRGKMFAKLIKNIEVAARTGGGDPNGNPTLYDAIQKARKTSVPLDNIERAVKRGSGAEAGGADWQTIMYEGYGPSGVAVLIECLTDNRNRAAGEVRIAMTRNGGNMADPGSVAYLFSRKGVVIVPKKGVTEDDVLAAVLEAGAEEVNDLGDEFEVISEATDLVAVRTALQDAGIDYDSADSSFLPSVQVPLDEDGARKVFKLIDALEDSDDVQNVYANFDVSDDVLAAVG